One Paenisporosarcina sp. FSL H8-0542 genomic region harbors:
- a CDS encoding DUF3291 domain-containing protein has translation MALVSIYTVGRLNHHNDHPASREFFQVGNEVYRQATKSGLIEAFSPEGVPFPEETVKGIGSPILTLTVWRSLQSLYRFTYSGQHMQALRDRSRWIEPYPKKHLSYVVWWTEKVNDVSWEEAFKRYNYYIQHGPTPFAFDFKHAFDEKGEMFLIK, from the coding sequence ATGGCATTAGTTTCAATCTATACTGTTGGTAGGCTAAACCACCACAATGACCACCCTGCCTCTCGTGAATTTTTTCAAGTGGGAAATGAAGTATATCGTCAGGCAACTAAGTCAGGACTTATTGAGGCGTTTTCACCTGAAGGAGTCCCTTTCCCTGAAGAAACCGTAAAGGGAATTGGTTCTCCTATTCTTACACTAACAGTATGGAGAAGCCTTCAATCCTTATATCGCTTTACCTATTCAGGACAGCATATGCAAGCATTACGAGATAGAAGCAGATGGATCGAGCCGTATCCAAAGAAACACCTTTCTTATGTAGTTTGGTGGACAGAAAAGGTTAATGATGTCTCATGGGAGGAGGCATTCAAGAGATACAACTATTATATTCAGCATGGTCCCACTCCTTTTGCATTTGATTTTAAGCATGCATTTGATGAAAAAGGGGAGATGTTCTTGATTAAGTAG
- a CDS encoding ECF transporter S component: MARSHIYLMAASFIVLTMLIVSIVYFDYNAYLLLSLAIIACTMLPFFSRFEFRELAGREIVILAMLAAIAAVSRVPFAGLPSVQPTSFVIMMAGLVFGAESGFIVGAVAAVVSNIFLGQGPWTPWQMYAWGMLGMSAGLLRNVWWMKKMWGKCIFGFLWGYLFGWFMNMWIIVSNMEILTREFFVGVYVSSIYFDLAHGLSNVFFILVFGASWTKILERFKRKYSLLSVKGYV; the protein is encoded by the coding sequence ATGGCCCGCTCCCACATTTACTTGATGGCCGCTTCTTTTATTGTGCTCACCATGCTCATTGTTTCCATCGTTTATTTCGATTACAATGCCTATCTGCTGCTGAGCCTTGCGATTATCGCGTGTACCATGCTCCCCTTCTTTTCCCGTTTTGAATTCAGGGAATTGGCAGGGCGGGAAATCGTCATTTTGGCGATGCTCGCGGCCATTGCGGCGGTTAGCCGCGTTCCTTTTGCGGGCCTGCCCAGTGTCCAGCCCACCTCATTCGTCATCATGATGGCCGGTCTTGTTTTCGGGGCGGAATCGGGCTTCATCGTAGGGGCTGTCGCAGCGGTCGTTTCCAACATCTTCTTGGGACAAGGACCTTGGACTCCATGGCAAATGTATGCGTGGGGAATGCTTGGGATGAGTGCCGGTCTGTTGCGTAACGTTTGGTGGATGAAGAAAATGTGGGGTAAGTGCATCTTCGGGTTCCTTTGGGGATATTTATTCGGTTGGTTCATGAACATGTGGATCATTGTAAGCAACATGGAGATTTTGACAAGGGAATTTTTTGTCGGTGTCTATGTCTCCAGCATCTATTTCGATTTGGCGCATGGATTATCGAATGTATTTTTCATTTTAGTTTTCGGGGCAAGCTGGACGAAAATCTTGGAACGCTTCAAGAGAAAATACAGTCTGCTAAGTGTGAAAGGCTATGTGTAA
- a CDS encoding energy-coupling factor transporter ATPase, producing the protein MEIFRIEEMTFGFPDMEWKALKDIHLSVREGEFVVLCGPSGCGKTTLLRLLKKELAPAGRRKGEIYYEGKRLEDWEERLLIEQIGLVFQDPDNQIVMDEVMQEIVFGLENLGYSNFEMRKRVAEMVHFFGVEGLLRLKPSELSGGQKQMLNLLSVLLLKPKVLLLDEPTSQLDPIAAKELILILERLNKEMGMTVILVEHRLEELFGVADRVLMMEDGKIVYDGNSKAVITELYARGDERFIPYVPSISRLYMEKEVWPRLDGIPLNVKESKEWIRTLPVYPALEVADADATKGTGRQRVLEMKDVYFQYEKKGSMILKSLSLDIFKGEFFALVGGNGSGKSTVMKACIGSIKPKRGTVCYEGMEVSKLKGRKLYERMAYLPQNPRTYFVHDTIVKELEEAVVRHDVKNGTAKMEELMKAFNITHLRDRHPYDCSGGEIQRAALACMLIGSPDILFIDEPTKGLDPISKKRFSEVLYRLHREGLTIMMVTHDIEFAARNAQRCAIMFDGEITVAGTADQLFKGNYFYTTAINRATRSSNVYEALTLEEAIETWPAPTFT; encoded by the coding sequence GTGGAAATTTTCCGTATAGAAGAAATGACATTCGGCTTTCCCGACATGGAATGGAAAGCGCTGAAGGATATCCATTTAAGTGTGAGGGAAGGGGAATTTGTAGTGCTATGCGGCCCGAGCGGCTGCGGCAAGACGACATTGCTGCGTCTTTTGAAAAAAGAGCTTGCCCCTGCAGGCAGGAGGAAAGGGGAAATCTATTACGAAGGAAAGCGTTTGGAGGACTGGGAAGAAAGGTTATTGATTGAACAAATTGGCCTTGTTTTTCAAGATCCCGACAATCAAATCGTCATGGATGAAGTGATGCAGGAAATTGTGTTCGGCTTGGAAAATCTGGGCTACTCGAATTTCGAAATGCGCAAAAGGGTTGCAGAGATGGTCCATTTTTTTGGAGTGGAAGGATTGCTGAGATTGAAGCCATCGGAACTATCCGGTGGCCAGAAGCAGATGCTGAATTTGCTTTCCGTTCTGTTATTGAAGCCCAAGGTGCTGCTACTGGATGAACCGACTTCCCAGCTTGATCCGATTGCGGCCAAAGAGTTGATTCTCATTCTGGAAAGGTTGAACAAGGAAATGGGCATGACGGTCATTCTTGTCGAACATCGGTTGGAAGAACTGTTCGGGGTTGCGGATCGGGTACTTATGATGGAGGACGGGAAAATCGTTTATGATGGAAACAGCAAAGCGGTCATCACTGAACTATATGCGCGGGGAGACGAACGATTCATCCCTTACGTACCTTCAATATCTAGGCTTTATATGGAAAAAGAAGTTTGGCCAAGACTGGATGGCATACCATTGAACGTGAAGGAAAGCAAAGAGTGGATCCGAACACTGCCGGTATATCCTGCACTTGAAGTTGCGGATGCCGATGCCACTAAGGGAACTGGGAGGCAGCGGGTACTGGAAATGAAGGATGTATATTTCCAATACGAGAAAAAAGGATCGATGATCTTGAAAAGTCTTTCGCTGGATATTTTCAAAGGGGAATTCTTTGCATTGGTCGGAGGGAACGGTTCAGGAAAATCCACTGTTATGAAGGCGTGCATTGGAAGCATCAAGCCGAAACGGGGAACAGTATGCTATGAAGGAATGGAAGTAAGTAAGCTGAAGGGCAGGAAACTGTATGAAAGAATGGCCTACCTTCCCCAAAATCCACGGACCTATTTCGTCCATGATACCATTGTGAAGGAATTGGAAGAAGCGGTCGTGCGACACGATGTGAAAAACGGCACTGCCAAAATGGAGGAATTGATGAAGGCATTCAATATCACACATCTGCGGGATCGCCATCCGTATGATTGCTCAGGCGGAGAAATACAAAGGGCGGCACTTGCCTGCATGCTGATTGGCTCTCCTGATATCCTGTTCATCGATGAACCGACAAAAGGGCTGGATCCCATCTCGAAAAAGCGCTTTTCCGAAGTGCTCTATAGGCTCCATCGTGAAGGATTGACCATCATGATGGTGACGCATGACATCGAGTTCGCTGCCCGGAATGCACAAAGATGCGCTATCATGTTTGATGGGGAAATAACGGTTGCCGGCACGGCGGATCAATTATTCAAAGGGAATTACTTCTACACCACGGCAATCAACCGGGCGACAAGGTCAAGCAATGTATATGAAGCACTTACGTTAGAGGAGGCGATCGAAACATGGCCCGCTCCCACATTTACTTGA
- a CDS encoding energy-coupling factor transporter transmembrane component T translates to MESGFRSCHPFVVFFYYLCVGFLAMYFNHPAFLLVACLLLFGANLAHGGGKALRKWIPSLVWMSVAIIVLNPLLNSRGTHIFFYFRGKQVTLEATMYGVVMAQSIVMILLMFISFNIILNGNKFLFVFSSFLPRTAFLTMLAIRFVPLLKRRLDEISDVQRIKGTTASTGTVWERVGNGMTMLQILLTWSLQESLDTADSMKARGYGTGKRNPYIPYRMNKRDKGWLVTMTALFALCVTGGMLGYGKIIIYPALGTLHLYFLDWVLLICMMLLVSFPLLVEGREQLKWKFSV, encoded by the coding sequence ATGGAAAGTGGCTTTCGCAGCTGCCACCCATTCGTGGTTTTCTTCTATTATTTATGTGTCGGCTTTCTCGCCATGTATTTCAATCATCCAGCATTTCTGCTTGTGGCGTGCTTGCTGCTGTTTGGGGCCAATCTTGCCCATGGCGGCGGCAAAGCGCTCAGGAAATGGATTCCATCACTCGTCTGGATGAGCGTTGCCATTATTGTCTTGAATCCATTGTTGAATTCGAGGGGTACGCACATTTTCTTCTACTTTCGAGGGAAGCAGGTTACCCTGGAAGCCACGATGTACGGTGTCGTAATGGCGCAGTCGATTGTCATGATCCTGCTGATGTTCATTTCATTCAACATCATTTTGAACGGCAATAAATTTCTGTTCGTTTTTTCTTCATTCTTGCCAAGAACCGCCTTTTTGACCATGCTGGCCATCCGTTTCGTCCCCCTTTTGAAAAGAAGGCTGGATGAAATAAGCGACGTGCAGCGCATCAAAGGGACGACAGCCTCGACAGGAACCGTATGGGAGCGAGTGGGAAATGGGATGACCATGCTGCAGATTTTGTTGACATGGTCCTTGCAAGAATCATTGGACACGGCGGATTCAATGAAGGCGAGGGGATACGGGACGGGCAAGCGGAATCCTTATATTCCCTACAGAATGAACAAACGGGATAAGGGGTGGCTCGTGACAATGACTGCTCTTTTTGCGCTATGTGTAACAGGCGGGATGCTTGGGTACGGCAAAATCATTATCTATCCAGCTCTGGGGACATTGCACCTTTATTTCCTGGATTGGGTCCTGCTTATTTGTATGATGTTATTGGTATCATTTCCATTGCTCGTTGAAGGGAGAGAACAATTGAAGTGGAAATTTTCCGTATAG
- a CDS encoding DUF4430 domain-containing protein: MRNHVKFFGNLAAAFVLVLLLGACGSSLQKPTGLEKPQSSQETDASEELTEQEPVEENEGISEESITDSRKEEQEKAGETKVRVENEQEKTVASAKKEVQQPTHAKEQAKKQPGQAENHTSGPLGEDGKQPSNATAGNLPKTAAPVQVPSKPPAPPVESPAEKEKEPEEQASTIVFSIVISSSEVPLTPVKMEFKEGDTVLDALIQITKKHKIQMDYRGGKGASAYVEGIANVYEFDRGQGSGWMYRVNGVFPDRGAGTVPLMVDDHVEWLYTTSLGEDLKADLKPFRR; encoded by the coding sequence TTGAGGAACCATGTGAAGTTCTTCGGAAATTTGGCCGCCGCTTTTGTATTGGTTCTTTTGCTGGGCGCATGCGGATCGTCACTGCAGAAACCGACAGGGCTGGAAAAACCGCAGAGCAGCCAGGAAACGGATGCAAGCGAGGAGCTGACGGAACAGGAACCCGTAGAAGAGAACGAGGGCATCTCTGAAGAATCAATAACGGATTCCCGCAAGGAAGAGCAAGAAAAAGCAGGAGAAACCAAGGTACGGGTGGAAAATGAGCAGGAAAAAACGGTTGCGTCGGCAAAGAAAGAAGTGCAGCAGCCTACTCATGCAAAGGAGCAGGCTAAAAAGCAGCCAGGACAAGCCGAAAATCATACGTCAGGGCCTTTAGGGGAAGATGGCAAGCAACCTTCAAACGCCACTGCCGGCAATCTCCCAAAAACGGCAGCACCCGTACAGGTCCCTTCCAAGCCACCGGCACCGCCTGTGGAAAGCCCCGCTGAAAAAGAAAAGGAACCTGAAGAGCAAGCATCCACAATCGTCTTCTCAATCGTCATCTCGTCAAGTGAGGTCCCTCTGACTCCTGTAAAAATGGAATTCAAGGAAGGGGATACCGTACTGGACGCATTGATCCAAATCACGAAAAAACATAAAATCCAAATGGATTACCGTGGCGGGAAAGGCGCCAGTGCTTACGTGGAAGGTATCGCCAATGTCTATGAATTTGATCGTGGACAGGGGAGCGGCTGGATGTACCGTGTAAATGGGGTATTTCCGGATCGTGGGGCAGGCACGGTCCCGTTAATGGTGGATGATCATGTCGAATGGCTCTATACGACCAGTCTTGGGGAGGACCTGAAAGCCGACCTGAAACCTTTTCGCCGTTAA